In Pseudomonas sp. MYb327, one DNA window encodes the following:
- a CDS encoding HlyD family secretion protein, producing MDLLLILTYAAFCIALFKIFRIPLNKWTVPTAVLGGIVLIGALIFTMNYNHPYSEVARSYFISVPVIPVVTGQVIDVPVQTNQSLEKGDVLFRIDPTPFENRVKSLKAQLVSARGDRYRITELIKRNFGTQRELDSAIARADDLQAQLDNAQYELDNTTVRAPSKGFVTHVSLRPGMMASKLPLRPSMVFIPEEGQYFAAWMRQNSLLRLAVGDEAEVAFDGIPGKVFQGRVKTVYSAIAEGQVQPSGTLINFSGSTSPGRVPIIIEITDPEFAQYKSQMPGGAYGQAALYSQHFHHIAAMRKILLRMAAWMNYIFPFH from the coding sequence TTGAACAAGTGGACCGTGCCGACGGCGGTGTTGGGTGGCATCGTGTTGATAGGTGCGTTGATTTTTACAATGAACTACAACCATCCCTATTCCGAGGTGGCGCGCTCTTATTTTATCTCTGTTCCGGTGATACCCGTGGTCACTGGTCAGGTGATCGACGTGCCGGTGCAAACGAACCAGTCGCTGGAAAAAGGCGATGTGCTGTTTCGCATCGATCCCACCCCGTTTGAAAATCGTGTCAAGTCCCTTAAAGCGCAACTCGTCTCAGCAAGGGGTGATCGCTATCGGATCACGGAGTTGATCAAACGCAATTTTGGCACGCAACGTGAACTGGACTCGGCAATAGCACGAGCTGATGATTTGCAGGCACAACTGGACAATGCTCAGTACGAACTCGACAACACCACCGTCCGTGCGCCGAGCAAGGGCTTCGTCACGCATGTTTCCCTGCGTCCGGGCATGATGGCGTCAAAGTTGCCGTTGCGACCTTCCATGGTGTTCATTCCCGAGGAAGGGCAATACTTCGCTGCCTGGATGAGGCAGAACAGCCTCCTGCGCCTGGCTGTGGGGGATGAGGCTGAGGTGGCTTTCGATGGCATTCCCGGAAAGGTTTTCCAGGGTAGAGTCAAGACGGTCTATTCGGCGATTGCCGAGGGGCAAGTTCAGCCCTCCGGTACGCTGATCAACTTCTCCGGCTCAACATCCCCTGGTCGTGTTCCGATCATCATTGAAATCACCGATCCGGAATTCGCCCAATATAAAAGCCAGATGCCGGGTGGCGCTTACGGGCAGGCGGCACTCTATAGCCAACACTTCCATCATATTGCGGCGATGCGCAAGATTCTGCTGCGCATGGCCGCCTGGATGAACTACATCTTCCCGTTCCATTGA